A genomic stretch from Setaria italica strain Yugu1 chromosome VII, Setaria_italica_v2.0, whole genome shotgun sequence includes:
- the LOC101765201 gene encoding ABC transporter B family member 29, chloroplastic isoform X1 has translation MVPALSALVSRTLTLNPYLPQPRSRRCVAHARTLALTPAPAAASAFRLRATATTDSSPPPPPPYPLAEILPYVAAEWETIAKGWACAAAAVYCLSRAVPAAGRLPRALAAAGAGAGAAIDVAARGGLALAAFASARAAAAYAQQALLWEAALRAAGRLRERAFARLLERDLAFFEGRGGVAAGDLAHRIADEADDVADAVFSVLNTIVPTSLQLITMGTQMVTIDPMLSLLAATVIPCMCVVIASLGKQLRQMSKEAHLSLAMLTAYLNDVVPSMLTVKANNGELKEILRFQKLARDNLKNNLDKKKMKTLIPQAVRATYIGGLLVLCAGSMVVSGTSFDAEGFLSFLTALALVVEPIQDLGKAYNEYKQGEPALERIFDLMRFNPEVTDEPSATHLQHVNGDIKFHDVTFRYVDSMPPVVDGVNLHIRPGESIAFVGPSGGGKSTLAKLLLRLYHPQSGYMLLDNHDVQDIQLQCLRTHIAFVSQDAMLFSGTIAENIAYRDPLGDINMARVEYAAKIAHAEEFIKMLPEGYDSNVGQRGSSLSGGQKQRLAIARAVYQNSSILIMDEATSALDIRSELLLKEALRNLMTNHTVTLLIIAHQQEMVLMADRIVLLEGGKLQEITKLDFLSQNGHLQKITSPN, from the exons ATGGTTCCGGCTCTCTCGGCGCTCGTCTCCCGAACCCTAACACTAAACCCGTACCTCCCGCAGCCGCGGAGCCGCAGATGCGTGGCCCACGCGCGGACGCTGGCCctgaccccggcgccggcagcggcgagcgCCTTCCGTCTCCGGGCCACCGCCACTACTGactcctcgccgccaccgccgccgccgtaccctCTCGCCGAGATCCTCCCCTATGTCGCCGCCGAGTGGGAGACCATCGCCAAGGGCTgggcgtgcgccgccgccgccgtgtactGCCTCTCCCGCGCGGTGCCCGCCGCGGGGCGCCTGccgcgcgcgctcgccgccgctggcgcgggcgcgggcgcggctaTTGACGTGGCGGCCAGGGGCGGGCTCGCCCTCGCGGCGTTCGcgtccgcgcgcgccgccgcggcgtacGCGCAGCAGGCGCTGCTCTGGGAGGCGGCgctgcgggcggcggggcggctgcGGGAGCGCGCCTTCGCGCGGCTCCTGGAGCGCGACCTCGCGTTCTTCGAGGGCAGAGGAGGGGTGGCTGCAGGCGACCTCGCGCACCGGATcgccgacgaggcggacgaCGTCGCGGACGCTGTGTTCTCCGTGCTCAAT ACAATTGTGCCGACAAGCTTGCAGTTGATAACAATGGGTACTCAGATGGTGACAATCGATCCCATGCTCTCATTGCTTGCAGCAACG GTAATTCCATGCATGTGCGTCGTCATAGCAAGTCTTGGTAAACAACTTCGTCAAATGTCCAAGGAGGCGCATCTCAGCCTTGCCATGCTCACAGCCTATCTCAACGAT GTAGTTCCGTCGATGCTCACTGTGAAGGCAAACAATGGGGAACTCAAGGAGATATTGAGATTCCAAAAGTTAGCTCGTGACAAtctaaaaaataatttggatAAGAAGAAAATGAAGACTCTCATACCTCAGGCTGTTCGAGCAACATACATTGGAGGCCTGCTTGTGCTCTGTGCTGGGTCAATGGTTGTTTCAGGCACATCCTTTGATGCTGAAGGTTTTCTGTCTTTTCTGACAGCGCTTGCTCTTGTTGTGGAGCCTATTCAG GATTTGGGGAAGGCATACAATGAATATAAGCAAGGAGAACCAGCGTTAGAACGCATATTTGATCTTATGAGGTTCAACCCTGAG GTGACTGATGAGCCCAGTGCAACTCATTTACAACATGTTAATGGGGACATTAAGTTCCATGATGTTACATTTCGATATGTTGATAGCATGCCTCCAGTAGTAGATGGTGTGAATCTTCATATCAGACCGGGCGAAAGTATTGCTTTTGTTGGACCTTCTGGTGGAGGAAAAAGTACTCTTGCCAAATTACTGCTCCGCCTTTATCATCCACAAAGTG gaTATATGCTTCTGGACAATCATGATGTTCAGGACATTCAATTGCAATGCTTGAGGACACACATTGCCTTTGTTTCACAGGATGCT ATGCTATTTTCTGGGACAATTGCTGAAAATATTGCTTATAGAGATCCTTTGGGAGATATTAATATGGCCAGGGTTGAGTATGCCGCTAAGATTGCCCATGCTGAGGAGTTTATTAAGATGTTGCCAGAAGGATATGATTCAAATGTAGGGCAAAGAGGTTCTAGTTTGAGCGGTGGGCAGAAGCAAAG GTTAGCTATTGCCAGGGCAGTCTATCAGAACTCTTCCATACTAATAATGGATGAAGCAACTTCTGCTTTGGATATCAGGTCTGAGCTGCTACTGAAAGAAGCACTGAGGAATCTAATGACAAACCACACAGTAACT CTTCTCATCATTGCTCATCAGCAGGAAATGGTGCTAATGGCTGACAGAATTGTTTTGCTAGAAGGTGGTAAATTGCAGGAGATCACAAAGTTGGATTTCTTGTCTCAAAACGGACACTTACAAAAGATCACCAGTCCTAATTAG
- the LOC101765201 gene encoding ABC transporter B family member 29, chloroplastic isoform X3, which translates to MVPALSALVSRTLTLNPYLPQPRSRRCVAHARTLALTPAPAAASAFRLRATATTDSSPPPPPPYPLAEILPYVAAEWETIAKGWACAAAAVYCLSRAVPAAGRLPRALAAAGAGAGAAIDVAARGGLALAAFASARAAAAYAQQALLWEAALRAAGRLRERAFARLLERDLAFFEGRGGVAAGDLAHRIADEADDVADAVFSVLNTIVPTSLQLITMGTQMVTIDPMLSLLAATVIPCMCVVIASLGKQLRQMSKEAHLSLAMLTAYLNDVVPSMLTVKANNGELKEILRFQKLARDNLKNNLDKKKMKTLIPQAVRATYIGGLLVLCAGSMVVSGTSFDAEGFLSFLTALALVVEPIQDLGKAYNEYKQGEPALERIFDLMRFNPEVTDEPSATHLQHVNGDIKFHDVTFRYVDSMPPVVDGVNLHIRPGESIAFVGPSGGGKSTLAKLLLRLYHPQSGYMLLDNHDVQDIQLQCLRTHIAFVSQDAMLFSGTIAENIAYRDPLGDINMARVEYAAKIAHAEEFIKMLPEGYDSNVGQRGSSLSGGQKQRLAIARAVYQNSSILIMDEATSALDIRSELLLKEALRNLMTNHTVTEMVLMADRIVLLEGGKLQEITKLDFLSQNGHLQKITSPN; encoded by the exons ATGGTTCCGGCTCTCTCGGCGCTCGTCTCCCGAACCCTAACACTAAACCCGTACCTCCCGCAGCCGCGGAGCCGCAGATGCGTGGCCCACGCGCGGACGCTGGCCctgaccccggcgccggcagcggcgagcgCCTTCCGTCTCCGGGCCACCGCCACTACTGactcctcgccgccaccgccgccgccgtaccctCTCGCCGAGATCCTCCCCTATGTCGCCGCCGAGTGGGAGACCATCGCCAAGGGCTgggcgtgcgccgccgccgccgtgtactGCCTCTCCCGCGCGGTGCCCGCCGCGGGGCGCCTGccgcgcgcgctcgccgccgctggcgcgggcgcgggcgcggctaTTGACGTGGCGGCCAGGGGCGGGCTCGCCCTCGCGGCGTTCGcgtccgcgcgcgccgccgcggcgtacGCGCAGCAGGCGCTGCTCTGGGAGGCGGCgctgcgggcggcggggcggctgcGGGAGCGCGCCTTCGCGCGGCTCCTGGAGCGCGACCTCGCGTTCTTCGAGGGCAGAGGAGGGGTGGCTGCAGGCGACCTCGCGCACCGGATcgccgacgaggcggacgaCGTCGCGGACGCTGTGTTCTCCGTGCTCAAT ACAATTGTGCCGACAAGCTTGCAGTTGATAACAATGGGTACTCAGATGGTGACAATCGATCCCATGCTCTCATTGCTTGCAGCAACG GTAATTCCATGCATGTGCGTCGTCATAGCAAGTCTTGGTAAACAACTTCGTCAAATGTCCAAGGAGGCGCATCTCAGCCTTGCCATGCTCACAGCCTATCTCAACGAT GTAGTTCCGTCGATGCTCACTGTGAAGGCAAACAATGGGGAACTCAAGGAGATATTGAGATTCCAAAAGTTAGCTCGTGACAAtctaaaaaataatttggatAAGAAGAAAATGAAGACTCTCATACCTCAGGCTGTTCGAGCAACATACATTGGAGGCCTGCTTGTGCTCTGTGCTGGGTCAATGGTTGTTTCAGGCACATCCTTTGATGCTGAAGGTTTTCTGTCTTTTCTGACAGCGCTTGCTCTTGTTGTGGAGCCTATTCAG GATTTGGGGAAGGCATACAATGAATATAAGCAAGGAGAACCAGCGTTAGAACGCATATTTGATCTTATGAGGTTCAACCCTGAG GTGACTGATGAGCCCAGTGCAACTCATTTACAACATGTTAATGGGGACATTAAGTTCCATGATGTTACATTTCGATATGTTGATAGCATGCCTCCAGTAGTAGATGGTGTGAATCTTCATATCAGACCGGGCGAAAGTATTGCTTTTGTTGGACCTTCTGGTGGAGGAAAAAGTACTCTTGCCAAATTACTGCTCCGCCTTTATCATCCACAAAGTG gaTATATGCTTCTGGACAATCATGATGTTCAGGACATTCAATTGCAATGCTTGAGGACACACATTGCCTTTGTTTCACAGGATGCT ATGCTATTTTCTGGGACAATTGCTGAAAATATTGCTTATAGAGATCCTTTGGGAGATATTAATATGGCCAGGGTTGAGTATGCCGCTAAGATTGCCCATGCTGAGGAGTTTATTAAGATGTTGCCAGAAGGATATGATTCAAATGTAGGGCAAAGAGGTTCTAGTTTGAGCGGTGGGCAGAAGCAAAG GTTAGCTATTGCCAGGGCAGTCTATCAGAACTCTTCCATACTAATAATGGATGAAGCAACTTCTGCTTTGGATATCAGGTCTGAGCTGCTACTGAAAGAAGCACTGAGGAATCTAATGACAAACCACACAGTAACT GAAATGGTGCTAATGGCTGACAGAATTGTTTTGCTAGAAGGTGGTAAATTGCAGGAGATCACAAAGTTGGATTTCTTGTCTCAAAACGGACACTTACAAAAGATCACCAGTCCTAATTAG
- the LOC101765201 gene encoding ABC transporter B family member 29, chloroplastic isoform X2, protein MVPALSALVSRTLTLNPYLPQPRSRRCVAHARTLALTPAPAAASAFRLRATATTDSSPPPPPPYPLAEILPYVAAEWETIAKGWACAAAAVYCLSRAVPAAGRLPRALAAAGAGAGAAIDVAARGGLALAAFASARAAAAYAQQALLWEAALRAAGRLRERAFARLLERDLAFFEGRGGVAAGDLAHRIADEADDVADAVFSVLNTIVPTSLQLITMGTQMVTIDPMLSLLAATVIPCMCVVIASLGKQLRQMSKEAHLSLAMLTAYLNDVVPSMLTVKANNGELKEILRFQKLARDNLKNNLDKKKMKTLIPQAVRATYIGGLLVLCAGSMVVSGTSFDAEGFLSFLTALALVVEPIQDLGKAYNEYKQGEPALERIFDLMRFNPEVTDEPSATHLQHVNGDIKFHDVTFRYVDSMPPVVDGVNLHIRPGESIAFVGPSGGGKSTLAKLLLRLYHPQSGYMLLDNHDVQDIQLQCLRTHIAFVSQDAMLFSGTIAENIAYRDPLGDINMARVEYAAKIAHAEEFIKMLPEGYDSNVGQRGSSLSGGQKQRLAIARAVYQNSSILIMDEATSALDIRSELLLKEALRNLMTNHTVTQEMVLMADRIVLLEGGKLQEITKLDFLSQNGHLQKITSPN, encoded by the exons ATGGTTCCGGCTCTCTCGGCGCTCGTCTCCCGAACCCTAACACTAAACCCGTACCTCCCGCAGCCGCGGAGCCGCAGATGCGTGGCCCACGCGCGGACGCTGGCCctgaccccggcgccggcagcggcgagcgCCTTCCGTCTCCGGGCCACCGCCACTACTGactcctcgccgccaccgccgccgccgtaccctCTCGCCGAGATCCTCCCCTATGTCGCCGCCGAGTGGGAGACCATCGCCAAGGGCTgggcgtgcgccgccgccgccgtgtactGCCTCTCCCGCGCGGTGCCCGCCGCGGGGCGCCTGccgcgcgcgctcgccgccgctggcgcgggcgcgggcgcggctaTTGACGTGGCGGCCAGGGGCGGGCTCGCCCTCGCGGCGTTCGcgtccgcgcgcgccgccgcggcgtacGCGCAGCAGGCGCTGCTCTGGGAGGCGGCgctgcgggcggcggggcggctgcGGGAGCGCGCCTTCGCGCGGCTCCTGGAGCGCGACCTCGCGTTCTTCGAGGGCAGAGGAGGGGTGGCTGCAGGCGACCTCGCGCACCGGATcgccgacgaggcggacgaCGTCGCGGACGCTGTGTTCTCCGTGCTCAAT ACAATTGTGCCGACAAGCTTGCAGTTGATAACAATGGGTACTCAGATGGTGACAATCGATCCCATGCTCTCATTGCTTGCAGCAACG GTAATTCCATGCATGTGCGTCGTCATAGCAAGTCTTGGTAAACAACTTCGTCAAATGTCCAAGGAGGCGCATCTCAGCCTTGCCATGCTCACAGCCTATCTCAACGAT GTAGTTCCGTCGATGCTCACTGTGAAGGCAAACAATGGGGAACTCAAGGAGATATTGAGATTCCAAAAGTTAGCTCGTGACAAtctaaaaaataatttggatAAGAAGAAAATGAAGACTCTCATACCTCAGGCTGTTCGAGCAACATACATTGGAGGCCTGCTTGTGCTCTGTGCTGGGTCAATGGTTGTTTCAGGCACATCCTTTGATGCTGAAGGTTTTCTGTCTTTTCTGACAGCGCTTGCTCTTGTTGTGGAGCCTATTCAG GATTTGGGGAAGGCATACAATGAATATAAGCAAGGAGAACCAGCGTTAGAACGCATATTTGATCTTATGAGGTTCAACCCTGAG GTGACTGATGAGCCCAGTGCAACTCATTTACAACATGTTAATGGGGACATTAAGTTCCATGATGTTACATTTCGATATGTTGATAGCATGCCTCCAGTAGTAGATGGTGTGAATCTTCATATCAGACCGGGCGAAAGTATTGCTTTTGTTGGACCTTCTGGTGGAGGAAAAAGTACTCTTGCCAAATTACTGCTCCGCCTTTATCATCCACAAAGTG gaTATATGCTTCTGGACAATCATGATGTTCAGGACATTCAATTGCAATGCTTGAGGACACACATTGCCTTTGTTTCACAGGATGCT ATGCTATTTTCTGGGACAATTGCTGAAAATATTGCTTATAGAGATCCTTTGGGAGATATTAATATGGCCAGGGTTGAGTATGCCGCTAAGATTGCCCATGCTGAGGAGTTTATTAAGATGTTGCCAGAAGGATATGATTCAAATGTAGGGCAAAGAGGTTCTAGTTTGAGCGGTGGGCAGAAGCAAAG GTTAGCTATTGCCAGGGCAGTCTATCAGAACTCTTCCATACTAATAATGGATGAAGCAACTTCTGCTTTGGATATCAGGTCTGAGCTGCTACTGAAAGAAGCACTGAGGAATCTAATGACAAACCACACAGTAACT CAGGAAATGGTGCTAATGGCTGACAGAATTGTTTTGCTAGAAGGTGGTAAATTGCAGGAGATCACAAAGTTGGATTTCTTGTCTCAAAACGGACACTTACAAAAGATCACCAGTCCTAATTAG